The Pirellulales bacterium DNA window TTTTGACACTGCATGACTGCTCTGCTGACCGTCGAAAACGTGCACGCTGGTTACGGATCGATTGAGGTCCTCAAAAATGTTTCGCTGGAAGTGCGCGCAGGGGAAATTGTGACGATGATCGGCGCCAACGGCGCCGGAAAAACAACCACGCTGATGTGCCTTTCGGGCGTGCATCGCTTGCAGACCGGAACGATTACGTTCCAAGGAAAAGAAATCTCGCGGCTGCCCCCGCACGAAATTGTGCAATTGGGGCTGTGCCAATCGCCCGAAGGCCGCAAAATTTTTCCCCGCTTGACGGTGCTCGAAAATCTGGAGCTGGGCGCAATCACACGGCGGGACGCTGCCGGCATCCGCCGCGATTTGGACCACGTGTTCAGCCTGTTCCCCATTCTCCGGGAACGCTCACAACAAGCAGGGGGAACTTTGTCCGGCGGCGAGCAGCAAATGCTGGCGGTTGCCCGGGCGCTGATGGCGCGACCTAAATTGCTGCTGTTAGACGAGCCTTCGTTGGGCTTGGCGCCGCTAGTGGTGGCGAAGATTTTCGACGTGATTCGCCAACTCAATCAGGAAGGGATCGCCGTATTGTTGGTGGAACAAAATGCGCAGATGGCGTTGAAATTGGCCCATCGTGGCTACGTGTTGGAAACCGGGCGAATTACCCTGAGCGCTGCGGCCAACGATTTGCTCAACGATCGGCGGGTGAAAGACGCGTATTTAGGAGAGTGAGTTGGCTGGCAAGGTGCCTGATAGTCAGGTGGTCTTGTGCCTGGTGGTCTTGTGGCTGGTGGGCTGGTGTCTGGTGGAACGGGCTCTTGGGCCAGTCTCATATCTTTGTAGCGGCTTCAACGTAACCGGAAGGCCACGCATTCCGGCCCGGTGCTGCGAGTATCCGGCTACCGCCGCTACACTTTCGTAAGATAAGACCTAGTGCTTCGTCCACGGGTGACGGTAGAACAGATACATCAGGCCAAACACAACAATCGGCACCAAGGCCGCAATAATAATCATCCGCAGCGTGCGCCATTTGGTTTTCCACACCATGGGAGGCCGCAGCCGTTCGTGCCGGCCTGTGAGCGGCACTTTTTCCGGCGCATCCAAATCTGCCTTCATTTCGGCGGCCGAAGTATAGCGATTGTCCGGGTCTTGCTCCATTGCATGGAGAATGATCTCTTCTACTTGAAGCGATAATTCTTTGTTTCGCTTGCGCGGCGCAATGGGGTCGCCACCCAGCCGGGCATTCATAATCAAATAAGGATTTGCTCCATCAAACGGCGGGCTGCCCGTGACCATTTCGTACAGCATCGCCCCCAAAGAGTAAATGTCGGTGCGGGCGTCGCCGCGCTTGCCTTTCACTTGCTCCGGCGCCATGTAATCGGGCGTGCCCATCGATGGCGAAAATCCGGCGAAGGTCAGGCGCCGCATCCCTTCGGCTTTGGCAATGCCAAAATCCATAATTCGCAAGCCGCCTCCCTTGAGCAGCATAATGTTTTCCGGCTTCAAATCGCGGTGGACAATGCCTTTTTCGTGCATGTAAGCCAGCGCGTCGCAAATTTGGATGGCAATCATCAGCGCGTCGGCCACCGGCACCACGCCGTAGCTGCGCATCACCTGCCGCAACGTTTTCCCTTCCAGCAACTCCATGGCGATGTAAGGGCGGCTTTTTTTGCCATCGACTGAAATGAATCGCAAAATATTCGGATGTTGCAGCAGCTTGCCGATTTCCTCCTCCCGTTGAAACCGCGAAAAGAACGCCGGATCGCTTTCGAACTGCATGAAAGGAACCTTGACAGCCACCATTTCGCCGGTTTTGCGGTCTTTCGCTTTGAAAATCGACGCCATGCCGCTGCGGCTAATCACGCTCAGCAGCTCGAAGCGTTCGTCCAGCACTTGCCCGAGCTCGGTTTCGCTGATGGCTTCCGGCGGATCGTCGTAAATGGGCAGGCCGCGATAGTAGCGAACTTGCGTTACCCCTTCGATCGCGGCAACTTGCACGGAAAGGTTGTCGCTGGTCCCGCGCCGTTCCGCCAGTTCAATGAGCTGTTTGCAAGCCTCCGGGGGCGTGGCATGCGTGACAATCTCTAAAAACTCCTCATCGGTGATGCAGGTATACAAGCCGTCGGAGCACTGCACAAAGTAATCGCCGCGGTTGACCGTGCGGGTATAGAAATCGACTTGAACCGTCGGCTCCTTGCCGATGCTGCGGGTTAACACGCAGCGCATATCACTGGTGGCTGCTTCCAAGGGCGACAACAAGCCCATTTTAACTTGCGAAGCCGCGTAGTTATGGTCGGCAGTTACCTGTTCGATATG harbors:
- a CDS encoding protein kinase, with product MKLTFAQQSSMGPRPNNEDWVGHWEPQDEEERLTRGAVLALADGVGGHGDGEQASQLAVEVALRRFLEVKPETPPKQVLWKMITAANVAVYDRGMSMRGQGRMATTLTISIFRNNELNVGHVGDCRVYLIQSGHIEQVTADHNYAASQVKMGLLSPLEAATSDMRCVLTRSIGKEPTVQVDFYTRTVNRGDYFVQCSDGLYTCITDEEFLEIVTHATPPEACKQLIELAERRGTSDNLSVQVAAIEGVTQVRYYRGLPIYDDPPEAISETELGQVLDERFELLSVISRSGMASIFKAKDRKTGEMVAVKVPFMQFESDPAFFSRFQREEEIGKLLQHPNILRFISVDGKKSRPYIAMELLEGKTLRQVMRSYGVVPVADALMIAIQICDALAYMHEKGIVHRDLKPENIMLLKGGGLRIMDFGIAKAEGMRRLTFAGFSPSMGTPDYMAPEQVKGKRGDARTDIYSLGAMLYEMVTGSPPFDGANPYLIMNARLGGDPIAPRKRNKELSLQVEEIILHAMEQDPDNRYTSAAEMKADLDAPEKVPLTGRHERLRPPMVWKTKWRTLRMIIIAALVPIVVFGLMYLFYRHPWTKH
- a CDS encoding ABC transporter ATP-binding protein, translating into MLTVENVHAGYGSIEVLKNVSLEVRAGEIVTMIGANGAGKTTTLMCLSGVHRLQTGTITFQGKEISRLPPHEIVQLGLCQSPEGRKIFPRLTVLENLELGAITRRDAAGIRRDLDHVFSLFPILRERSQQAGGTLSGGEQQMLAVARALMARPKLLLLDEPSLGLAPLVVAKIFDVIRQLNQEGIAVLLVEQNAQMALKLAHRGYVLETGRITLSAAANDLLNDRRVKDAYLGE